AAAAGATGCCTTTTTTACTTTTGCCAATATATATGAAAGAAATGCGCCGGAAATTATAACAAAGATTGCTGTTGCTGCAACTTTCCAAGCGCTAAAAAATGAGATAGAATTTGTCCAAATAGTATCTATTATGAATAGCGGGACCAAAATATATAAAATAAAAGAAATTAATTTTTCGGCATAGAATTCAGCTTTAGATCCGGAAAATCTTGCAATTAATATTCCGGCTAAAACAAAAACGAAAACTTTTGAGAACAAGCTAATAATAAGGGGAATCATAATTGCCGTAATTATAGTATAATTTAAATGTAATTGTAAATTTGATAAAATTATGATAAAAATATAAAATTACTTTGTTTGCAAAATGATATTTAGTTCATAATCAAACAAATTTGTCCGATTTTCGTTTTAAAAAGCAAGAAAACAAAAAAAAGTTTATGTATAGAAATTTATTAGTTGGCTTTTTAATTCTAGCATATAGCGTTGTCGTTTTTGCTCAAGAAACGGCTAAAGTGCTGAAAGTTGTTGACGGGCAATCCCTGGAAATTGAGTATGACGGGCAGAAAGAAACAATTTATTTTCTTGGCGTTGCTATTCCAAAGCTGGGCCCCGGTGATGAAATTTATAAAAGCAAAAAATATAAAAAAACCCTGAAAAAAAGAGAAAAAGAGTCTTTTAAATTGGTGAAATCTCTTGTAAGAGAGGGGGATAGAATCCTAATTGAATTTGATGAAAGAAAATGGGATAGATTACATAGATTTGTTGGATATATTTTTGTTAGTGACGGTAGAATGTTAAATGAAGAAGTAATAAAAGCAGGATATTCTAATGTTGAGTTAAGGCCTCCAAATATTAAGTATGAAGACAGATTTAACCAGATTGTAAAAGAAGCGAAAATCAAGAAAAAAGGAATTTGGAAGTAAATCTTTCCAAAAAAAAGGGGCAAGTCTTTACAATGAACATCCGCCCCGCCTGCGGGGCGGTATCAGAGGTAGCCGCGGGCCCTCGGGTTCATAGGCCCTATGGGTCGAGGACTTTAGCCCGCGCTCATTTCAACGCACCCTTAAGGGTGCGGCTACAACAACAAGGTAACCCCGTAGTCCGCCGCGGCGGACGGGGAATAATGCAAATTTAAAGATCGTTGAAGCGCACATAAAATACGGATACAAACAGGCAGAAATAGCAAAGTGTTTAGGTTTGCATTATGTAACAGTGAGCAGGACAATCGGTGCATATCATCCGCAATGTTAAATCTAAAGACCTGACCCCATTTTTCTTGACTAGTACGCTGTAGTGTAGTATAATCCCTTCTAATACTATTTCAGAATTGATTGAATGGAGAATACATAGTGGAAAACTTAATGGATGTTCAACAGTTGGCAGAGTATTTACAGATGAATAAGATGACAGTGTACAAACTTGCCAGACGGGGAACAATACCTGCCTTTAAAGTAGCCAGTGAGTGGCGTTTTAAGAAGGAGCTGATCGATAAATGGTTAATGAACCAAATTAAAGGCAAACCAGAGGTGGAAAAGCTTGGCGTTGAGATAAAATCGGGCCGCAGCAAGACAGTATTAGTCGTTGATGATGAAAATGTGATACGGGATTTTTTCAGCCGCGTGCTTACGAGATATAATGTGCTCACTGCGTCGAGTGGTGAGGAAGCTCTTGATGTAATAAAAAAAGATAAGCCGGATTTAGTACTCTTGGATATAAAAATGCCGGGGATCGGCGGAATTGAGACCTTAAGGAAGATTAAAGAGATTGACATCAATATAGTTGTGATAATGCTTAGCGCCTTCTCAACATTAGAGGATAATCTTGCCGCCGCCCGTTTGGGCGCCTACACTTCCATTTCCAAACCCTTTGATTTGGAAGAAATGCAATCAGTGATCAAAGTTGCTATGGTAAGCGAGGACGAAACTAAAGAAGCCAACCCGCTTTTAAATCCACCGAAAAAGACAATAAAAACCTAACCCTTTCTTCAAAAAACCAACACTCACAAAAATCTCTTCCCAAGATGCCCACATGGCAGGCCATCGACGGATACAGTTTTTGCTTGACAAATCATTACATTATACTATAGAATATTAGCATAATTCAACTCAACTTAAAGCTAATGGGGTCAGGTCTTGCAATACGACATTTTGGTATGATTAAATAACGCTGATATGACTAGGCCATTAAGAATAAACTTTGAAGGCGCGCTATATCACATCACAAGCCGCGGGAACGAGAGAAAGAATATTTTTCTTTCAAACAACGATAGAAAATATTTTTTGAAGTTGCTCGGAGATGTGATTGAAAGATATGGCTTGATATGTTACAGCTTCTGCCTGATGGAAATCACTATCATTTATTGATAGAAACTCCTAAGGCGAATCTTTCACAAGGCATGAGGCAGTTAAACGGTGTCTATACACAATATTTTAATCATTCACATAAGCGGGTTGGGCATCTTTTTCAAGGAAGGTTTAAGGCCGTAATAGTGCAAAAAGATGCGTATTTGCTGGAATTGATAAGGTATATAGTATTGAATCCCGTGAGAGCAAAAATAGCAAAAAATGCTCAGAATTACGCATGGAGTAGTTATCATGCGACAATTGGCTTAAAGAATAAACCGGCGTTGCTTAATGTCCTATGGGTGCTGTCGCAATTTAATAAAACGAGAGAGAAGGCAATAAAAGAATTCACCGAATTTGTTAATGAAAAGGATGTAGCTAAGCCCTGGGATAGCCTAAAAGGGCAAATATATCTTGGGAAGGAAGTATTTATAGAAAATCTTGAAAAAAATACTCCCAGCCCTTGTGAGGTGCCTCGCTCGCAGAGGCAACCAGTCAGGCCTGCTTTATCAGAACTGCTATCTGAATCAGACGGAATAGTAACCGCTTATAGGAAATATGGGTATAAATTAAAGGAAATAGCGGAGATTATGAATGTGCATTATGCTACAATAAGCCGTAAAATGAGAAAAATGGAAGGGCGGTCAATAAATGTATGCTTGCAAGACCTGACCCTTACGAAAGGCTTTGCTAAAGGCTAAATGTCGTATTGCAAGACCTGACCCCAATGTTAAGGAATGGAGGGGATAAATGAAAAGGAATATGTTAAGGTTTGTGAGTATTTTGGTATTTTTGTTTTCAATTGTCTTAATAGGGTATTGCGGCCAAACGGAAAATAAAGAATCCGGCAAACGCATATTGTTAGCCAATGAAAGTATTTGTTTTAATGGAACATTTGACTATTTTTCAAAATATGTGTTCAGAGGAGTTACAGTAGATGAAGATCCTGTTGTCCAACCATCATTTTCCATAAATTACAAAACAATAAACGCAAGCTTTTGGTCAAGTATGCCTATTCAAAATACTAATGATGCAGTTGATTCGAACGAGATAGACCTTACCGTTTCTTATACGAAATCATTTGAGCCAGCGGATATTTCCATTGGCCATGTCAGCTATCATTACCCTTATTCGGGATCTAGTTCAACAAAAGAATGGTTTGTCAGCTTAACCATTAATAATTTACCTGTGGGTATTAATATTATGTATTATGATGACTACGATTATTACAAGGGAAGTTATAGCTCGCTTGAAGTAACAAAAAATGTTTCTTTAATAAATGAATATGATATTGAAACTATACTATATGTCCATTTAGGCAGCTACGTAAATTATGATATTTATAGGCAAGGTGGCGACTATGTCTTGGGGACTAAAATCATAATCCCAGTGCGAGAAAAGATGACTATTACTCCTTCGTTATTTTATTCAGTGCCTTTTGGAGATGTTGCTGACGAAAATATTGGGAACCAGATACCAAGTATTTATGGCGGCTTTAGTTTGGGTTTTTGTTTTTAATCAATTTTGGGAGTATTTGTAAAATAAAAAAGGATTGTTATGGATGTTAGAAAAAAAGTATTTCTATTATTAGCTGGATTTCTGTTATTAATCGTTTTGAACATAATAGGAATAAATATTTTAGGAAAAAACCAGACAAACCTAATTATCAGGGACCTAAAAAAGAGCAAAACCAGATTACTGGACGATGTAATGGAGCTAAAAAATAAGCCGATGAAAGCTTTCGTTGCTGACTATACGTTTTGGAATGATATGTTCAGTTTTGTGAACAATCTTGATCCTGTGTGGGCTAAAGAAAATCTGGATACGGGTTTTAAAACGTTTGAAATAAACGCCTTATGGGTGCTAAACCTCGATTTTAATGTTGTTTATTCTATAAATGACCTTGCTGACAAAGAGCTTGAAAAATTTATTGTTTCAAAGGAAAAATTCAGAAATATTTTCAAAAAAGGAAAATTTCTTGATTTTTATGCTGATACTCCAAAAGGGCTGATGCGGATTCGCGGCACGTCTATCCACAAAACAAAAGATCCAGAAAGAAAATATGAGCACAGCGGATACTTTTTTGTCGGCCAGATTATCAATGAAAAGTATGTGTCAGAAATTTCAGAGCTGTTAATGGGTGAGACGACACTCATAAAACAGCCCGTCCCATCAACTGATAAAATAATGAAATGGCCGAGATATGTTTATTTTATCAAAAAAGAATTAAAAGACTGCGATGGCCAAACTATCGGATTTTTGAAGAGCAGGATAACGTCTTTGGGGGCAAAAGAACTGGAGCGTAGTTTCAGTTTATTCTTTATTGGCTATATAAATTCAATATTGATAGGACTTTTTCTTATTTGGTTTATCCTTTTGAGATGGGTTGTAAATCCCCTGAACAAAATATCGGCCAGCCTTTCAACCTCCTCATTTTTACCGATAGAAAAGCTAAAGAAACAGAGGGATGAATTCGGCAAAATCGCAGAACTTATAACAAACCATTTTAACGAAGAAAAAAAGCTGTGCGAAAGCGAGGAAAAATACCGCGCAGTTGTGGAAAATGCCGGAGAGATGGTCATGGTTGCCCAGGACGAGTTGCTAAAGTTTGTAAATCAAAAAACCGTTGATCTTCTGGGTTTTTCGCGTGAGGAATTGATAGATAAGCCCTTTGCCGGGTTGATACATCCGGAAGATGCGGCCATGGTTATCAAGAATTACAAAAATAGGATACAAGAGAAAAGCTTTGTCGGGGTCTATTCATTCAGGCTCGTGAGCAAGAACGGTTCAATAAAATGGGTTGAGATCAACGCGACATTGATTCAGTGGGGCGGAAGGCCGGCGACGCTTAACTTCCTCACCGACATAACTGACCGCAAGAAGGCGGAGATGGCAGTTTGGGAGAGTGAATTAAGATATAAAACCATTTTTGAATCATCTAAAGATGCAATTATGTTATTAACTCCTGAAAAAGGATTTTTTGGCGGAAATCCGGCAACTTTGGAGATGTTCAGGTGCAAGGATGAAGAAGAGTTTACTACTAAAACCCCTGCGGGCCTGTCGCCCGAATATCAGCCGGACGGAATTTCGTCTTCAGTGAAAGCCCAGCAAATGATGGCTATAGCCATGGAAAAAGGGTCTCATTTTTTTGAATGGACACATAAAAGGGCGGACGGGGATGAATTTTTTGCCACCGTATTATTGACACGGATGGAGTTGGAAGGCAAGGAAGTTTTGCAGGCAACAGTCCGAGACATCACCGAGCTCAAGAAGGCGGAGGAAGAATTAAGGATTG
This portion of the Elusimicrobiota bacterium genome encodes:
- a CDS encoding thermonuclease family protein, with product MYRNLLVGFLILAYSVVVFAQETAKVLKVVDGQSLEIEYDGQKETIYFLGVAIPKLGPGDEIYKSKKYKKTLKKREKESFKLVKSLVREGDRILIEFDERKWDRLHRFVGYIFVSDGRMLNEEVIKAGYSNVELRPPNIKYEDRFNQIVKEAKIKKKGIWK
- a CDS encoding response regulator, with the protein product MENLMDVQQLAEYLQMNKMTVYKLARRGTIPAFKVASEWRFKKELIDKWLMNQIKGKPEVEKLGVEIKSGRSKTVLVVDDENVIRDFFSRVLTRYNVLTASSGEEALDVIKKDKPDLVLLDIKMPGIGGIETLRKIKEIDINIVVIMLSAFSTLEDNLAAARLGAYTSISKPFDLEEMQSVIKVAMVSEDETKEANPLLNPPKKTIKT
- a CDS encoding PAS domain S-box protein; protein product: MDVRKKVFLLLAGFLLLIVLNIIGINILGKNQTNLIIRDLKKSKTRLLDDVMELKNKPMKAFVADYTFWNDMFSFVNNLDPVWAKENLDTGFKTFEINALWVLNLDFNVVYSINDLADKELEKFIVSKEKFRNIFKKGKFLDFYADTPKGLMRIRGTSIHKTKDPERKYEHSGYFFVGQIINEKYVSEISELLMGETTLIKQPVPSTDKIMKWPRYVYFIKKELKDCDGQTIGFLKSRITSLGAKELERSFSLFFIGYINSILIGLFLIWFILLRWVVNPLNKISASLSTSSFLPIEKLKKQRDEFGKIAELITNHFNEEKKLCESEEKYRAVVENAGEMVMVAQDELLKFVNQKTVDLLGFSREELIDKPFAGLIHPEDAAMVIKNYKNRIQEKSFVGVYSFRLVSKNGSIKWVEINATLIQWGGRPATLNFLTDITDRKKAEMAVWESELRYKTIFESSKDAIMLLTPEKGFFGGNPATLEMFRCKDEEEFTTKTPAGLSPEYQPDGISSSVKAQQMMAIAMEKGSHFFEWTHKRADGDEFFATVLLTRMELEGKEVLQATVRDITELKKAEEELRIAYEEIRHNQQDLIQASKMAAMGQLAAGISHELNQPLTGIKGFAQAVLMETEKGSPIRNDLKKILEQVDRMDAIIKNVRFFSRRSDFMMLELDINQVILSSLALLEQQLKTHNIRVIQELESGIPKMQGDSNQLQQAFLNIISNSRDAIISLNRPEGGEISIRSLGKDKGHIEITCQDTGCGIPEKNFQNIFTPFYTTKSPNRGMGLGLPITYRIIGNHQGKIDFKSEVGKGTTFTIVLPLKRTEHETARS